A region of Bradysia coprophila strain Holo2 unplaced genomic scaffold, BU_Bcop_v1 contig_373, whole genome shotgun sequence DNA encodes the following proteins:
- the LOC119082028 gene encoding uncharacterized protein LOC119082028 isoform X1 produces the protein MPLKNTKKETSAKIAKTFARFFENSNYSRRVQWLQRNEDDDPIETEKNISRSIAVHDETAENARSPLETTEKVKKFNCRKRSRTTVVENPHLLRFTRSTYKLLSAAKTIEEATDAKTVRVLKENKDLPASVDAKTVLVLKENKDLLDSVDAKTVRVLKENKDLPASVDETEEWPPDVNKPDFVQSDNGSLGLQEQDDATSQKCSHLIADANKTNLTNDDSCVGIDDIDAASTVSGQLRRFITFYDRQGSKLSIDEEKELEDLIGKPANGNDLQAADELDASNNCQQMSTEPINNQCTYDRSFDVLPDAHNPMVLHVCPKIPGDRYNRRMIRLRNQSSVFYDGPELKRCAVTIKDFRLENIEFSAAKPQNVKRLRKPKNNYFRQPRRQSTVNRTKRRASKRKIGAQIEIEKLAQRSSLWSAIQEAYLKEDVPEATHKIADATHEIPEATHDIPKNAQEIADAIQEIPPFAPVNPTEKQAISIEEKNVSINEWLELSSLIQPDNNVHVNEFLQYASPILSDIEDEAYKLSTFLDFTSNVRTAQQIYDKEPANTVANTTDEVCEPPDLSMKRITPASTDTGFCDVSFSLDITSPYSSTPKQTPASHVDTDVRDVYNNFCTDNYRSGGTAVDHTPSASQIVDSAIPLSMTTQTTDKQHCVAEPMVEVTPVALPVIIPPETKAPQEVMVSQRIVTTNWNFDNYSTDLDYEPSDEDDEDDKLSNTSSHQTTPFASQTVDSAIPLSMTTTQTTDKQHCVAEPMVEVTPDVPVTLPVIIPPETKASQEVMVPQRTVTSTNWNFDNYSTDLDYEPSEDEDDEDDKLSNTSSHQTESITPSVDTDIARPIDVISLTDTDIGSPIDPDIIPPGDKRIVPLVGTDIISAVDITPIVDITRSVYISSAVDVTPAVDITRSVYISSAVDVTPAVDITTSVPTETTPPVDITPSIDTNITQPVYTEITPPIDTQIAPPVDTETTQPVDTETTPPVTIDLTLEPCIEGHNNSGIKARNKRDTRVVSRSLSSKSIESKRFTSAPVNVVESQPTTTEELRPAILLRRVPSLPTDTQANTAVMPLIGVRPPPDHLKQPATTDQIELLKQQVQYLLNRICFSYLADEACTKNTCRKNHKLPTADEVLKKLKFFPTETVLTLYSSFIVRVRMAFINYFPTVCEIFSIRKLKSELIVAVEHCDQHNKKSFYSHIYRACIRLGMPKVEALSEIAKGSCKSTISCTYILNIIVREDPELFQQMLQDFYPLANIDSRHILSLLSRLSENPQPKLLNILVDMFNKYSWADINDIGLYKMIYHEIQSLASNNPPLVLRLKSIATRDKRLDSE, from the exons ATGCCgttgaaaaatacaaaaaaggaAACCAGTGCGAAGATCGCTAAAACCTTTGCTcggttttttgaaaattctaattaCTCACGCCGGGTACAATGGCTTCAAAGAAACGAGGATGATGACCCCATCGAGACGGAAAAGAATATTTCGAGAAGTATTGCCGTCCATGACGAAACTGCAGAAAACGCAAGGTCGCCACTAGAAACAACCGAAAAGgtgaaaaaattcaactgtCGAAAGCGGAGTCGCACAACTGTGGTGGAAAATCCGCATCTGTTGAGGTTCACACGTTCTACATACAAACTGCTGAGCGCCGCCAAAACAATTGAGGAGGCGACAGATGCAAAAACAGTACGAGTTTTGAAAGAAAACAAGGATTTACCTGCTTCCGTTGATGCAAAAACCGTGCTAGTTTTGAAAGAAAACAAGGATTTACTTGATTCGGTTGATGCAAAAACAGTGCGAGTTTTGAAAGAAAACAAGGATTTACCTGCTTCCGTTGATGAAACGGAAGAATGGCCGCCTGACGTCAATAAGCCTGATTTTGTACAGTCCGACAATGGTTCCCTTGGACTGCAAGAACAAGATGATGCAACAAGCCAAAAGTGTTCTCATCTCATCGCTGAtgccaataaaacaaacttAACAAACGATGATAGTTGTGTTGGCATTGATGACATTGACGCGGCAAGCACTGTAAGTGGACAATTGAGGAGATTCATTACGTTCTACGACCGACAAGGCTCGAAATTATCCATCGATGAAGAAAAGGAACTCGAAGACCTTATCGGGAAGCCAGCGAACGGAAACGATTTACAAGCAGCAGATGAACTTGATGCATCCAACAATTGCCAGCAAATGTCGACGGAACCTATCAACAATCAATGCACATACGACCGATCTTTCGATGTTTTGCCAGATGCTCATAATCCGATGGTGCTTCATGTTTGTCCGAAAATACCGGGAGACAGATACAATCGACGAATGATCAGACTTCGTAATCAATCTTCGGTGTTTTACGATGGTCCGGAACTCAAACGCTGCGCCGTTAcaataaaagattttcgattGGAAAACATCGAATTCTCTGCTGCGAAGCCACAAAATGTGAAGCGGTTAAGGAAGCCGAAAAACAATTACTTTAGACAACCGAGACGACAATCCACTGTGAACAGAACGAAAAGAAGAGCATCGAAACGTAAAATCGGTGCACAGATTGAGATCGAAAAATTGGCACAGCGCTCTTCACTCTGGAGTGCAATACAGGAAGCTTATCTGAAAGAAGACGTTCCGGAAGCGACACACAAAATTGCGGATGCGACACACGAAATTCCGGAAGCGACACACGACATTCCGAAGAATGCACAAGAAATTGCGGATGCGATACAGGAAATTCCGCCATTCGCACCAGTGAATCCGACTGAAAAACAGGCGATTtcaatcgaagaaaaaaatgtgtcaatCAACGAATGGCTTGAGCTTTCATCGCTAATACAGCCGGACAACAATGTGCACGTGAATGAGTTTCTGCAGTACGCAAGTCCGATATTGTCAGACATT GAAGACGAAGCATATAAACTGTCCACATTTTTGGATTTCACATCAAATGTTCGGACGGCTCAGCAAATTTATGACAAAGAACCGGCGAACACTGTGGCCAATACAACAGACGAAGTTTGTGAACCACCGGACTTGTCAATGAAACGGATTACACCAGCATCGACCGATACCGGATTCTGCGATGTAAGCTTTTCGTTGGACATTACCTCACCATACAGTTCCACTCCGAAGCAAACGCCGGCGAGTCACGTTGACACCGATGTTCGGGACGTGTACAACAACTTTTGTACTGATAACTATCGTTCTGGAGGAACAGCTGTAGACCA CACTCCATCCGCTTCACAAATCGTTGATTCAGCGATTCCGCTGAGTATGACTACACAGACGACCGACAAACAGCATTGTGTTGCTGAGCCGATGGTCGAAGTGACGCCAGTCGCGTTACCAGTGATAATCCCTCCAGAAACGAAAGCCCCTCAAGAAGTTATGGTCTCACAACGCATTGTAACAACAAATTggaatttcgataattattcAACCGACTTGGACTATGAGCCGTCAGATGAGGACGACGAGGATGATAAGCTCTCCAATACGTCGTCACATCAAAC CACTCCATTTGCTTCACAAACCGTTGATTCAGCGATTCCACTGAGTATGACTACTACACAGACGACCGACAAACAGCATTGTGTTGCTGAGCCGATGGTCGAAGTGACGCCAGACGTACCAGTCACGTTACCAGTGATAATCCCTCCAGAAACGAAAGCCTCTCAAGAAGTGATGGTCCCACAACGCACTGTAACATCTACGAATTggaatttcgataattattcAACCGACTTGGACTATGAGCCGTCAGAAGATGAGGACGACGAGGATGATAAGCTCTCCAATACATCGTCACATCAAAC aGAAAGCATCACTCCATCAGTCGACACAGACATCGCTCGACCAATTGATGTCATTTCACTAACCGACACTGATATCGGTTCACCAATTGACCCTGACATCATTCCACCAGGCGACAAAAGAATCGTTCCACTAGTCGGCACAGACATTATTTCCGCAGTGGACATCACTCCCATAGTAGACATCACTCGTTCAGTATACATCTCTTCCGCGGTAGACGTCACTCCCGCAGTAGACATCACTCGTTCAGTATACATCTCTTCCGCGGTAGACGTCACTCCCGCAGTAGACATCACTACCTCAGTCCCCACTGAAACCACTCCACCAGTCGACATCACTCCGTCAATCGACACAAACATCACTCAACCGGTCTACACAGAAATCACTCCACCAATCGACACACAAATAGCTCCACCAGTCGACACTGAAACCACTCAACCAGTCGACACTGAAACCACTCCACCAGTCACCATTGACCTCACACTCGAGCCTTGTATCGAAGGTCACAATAACAGTGGGATTAAAGCGAGAAATAAGAGAGACACTCGCGTTGTCAGCCGTTCATTGTCATCGAAATCAATTGAATCAAAGCGGTTTACTTCTGCTCCTGTAAATGTGGTTGAGTCACAACCCACTACCACAGAAGAGTTAAGGCCAGCAATCCTATTGAGAAGGGTGCCATCTCTACCAACAGACACACAAGCCAATACGGCAGTAATGCCATTGATTGGTGTGAGACCTCCACCGGATCATTTGAAGCAACCTGCAACCACCGACCAAATCGAATTGCTTAAGCAGCAAGTGCAATATTTACTGAATCGGATATGCTTCAGTTATTTGGCTGATGAGGCTTGTACTAAAAATACCTGTCGAAAGAATCACAAGTTGCCGACTGCGGACGAGGTACTCAAGAAGCTGAAATTTTTCCCCACCGAAACCGTACTGACCCTGTACTCGTCGTTTATTGTGAGAGTTCGAATGGCGTTCATCAATTACTTTCCGACCGTGTGCGAGATATTCAGCATTCGGAAATTGAAGTCCGAATTGATAGTCGCCGTTGAGCATTGTGACCAGCACAATAAGAAGTCGTTTTACAGTCATATTTATCGTGCTTGCATTCGGCTGGGTATGCCAAAGGTGGAGGCTTTGTCCGAGATCGCTAAAGGGAGTTGTAAAAGTACGATTTCTTGCACATACATCTTGAATATCATCGTCCGCGAGGATCCGGAGTTGTTTCAACAAATGCTGCAAGACTTCTATCCACTCGCGAATATCGATTCGCGGCATATTTTGTCGCTGTTGAGTCGCCTGTCCGAGAATCCACAACCAAAATTGCTGAACATTTTGGTTGATATGTTCAACAAATATTCCTGGGCCGATATCAACGATATTGGCCtgtacaaaatgatttatCACGAAATCCAGTCACTAGCCAGTAACAATCCGCCATTGGTGCTAAGATTGAAGTCTATCGCAACGCGTGACAAACGACTGGATTCCGAATAA
- the LOC119082031 gene encoding CDK-activating kinase assembly factor MAT1, with the protein MDDQVCPRCKTTKYRNPSLKLLVNVCGHTLCESCVDLLFLKGAGACPECNVPLRRSNFRVQLFEEPKVEKEIDIRRRILRDYNKKEEDFATEEEYNDYLEEMECIVYNLCNNIDIVNTNKKIEQYKKDNRDIIMKNKSRLGREEYELEMELEREKQVEADRKKELQQIEQDLKKRQIKEKEALIDELMSSHADAASIVSDYAKQAEKIREEAKVVPVNKNEFSTGVKFGQQAFLPVPKVEEGPMYAYKKPIIITDGPQPPKTEEIESKGYIQFIRAENAVERAGGYRSIISCQRALQEALQGLFHSK; encoded by the exons ATGGACGATCAAGTATGTCCGCGGTGTAAGACAACCAAATATCGTAATCCGTCCCTTAAACTTTTGGTCAATGTTTGCGGTCACACTTTATGCGAAAGTTGTGTGGATCTGCTGTTTTTGAAAG GAGCTGGAGCCTGTCCTGAATGCAATGTTCCCCTGCGGCGCAGCAATTTTCGAGTGCAATTATTTGAGGAGCCAAAGGTTGAGAAAGAGATCGACATTCGGAGAAGAATACTGAGGGACTACAATAAGAAA GAGGAAGATTTTGCCACCGAAGAGGAATACAATGACTATCTCGAAGAAATGGAATGCATCGTGTAcaatttatgcaacaacatcgacatagtgaACACCAACAAGAAGATCGAACAATACAAGAAAGACAACCGTGAcattataatgaaaaataaaagtcgtTTAGGCCGAGAGGAATACGAATTGGAAATGGAATTGGAACGGGAGAAGCAGGTCGAAGCCGATCGAAAGAAGGAATTGCAGCAAATCGAACAG GACTTGAAGAAGCGTCAGATCAAAGAAAAAGAGGCACTGATCGACGAACTAATGTCTAGTCATGCAGATGCGGCGTCAATTGTCAGCGACTATGCTAAGCAAGCGGAAAAAATTCGCGAAGAAGCCAAAGTGGTGCCGGTAAATAAGAATGAATTTTCCACCGGCGTTAAATTTGGTCAGCAGGCTTTCCTGCCAGTGCCGAAAGTTGAAGAAGGACCAATGTACGCCTACAAAAAGCCAATCATTATTACCGACGGACCGCAACCACCGAAAACGGAAGAAATCGAGTCCAAGGGATACATTCAGTTTATACG AGCTGAGAATGCCGTTGAACGAGCTGGTGGCTACAGATCAATCATATCCTGCCAACGAGCACTGCAAGAGGCATTACAAGGACTGTTTCATTCTAAATGA
- the LOC119082028 gene encoding uncharacterized protein LOC119082028 isoform X2 — MPLKNTKKETSAKIAKTFARFFENSNYSRRVQWLQRNEDDDPIETEKNISRSIAVHDETAENARSPLETTEKVKKFNCRKRSRTTVVENPHLLRFTRSTYKLLSAAKTIEEATDAKTVRVLKENKDLPASVDAKTVLVLKENKDLLDSVDAKTVRVLKENKDLPASVDETEEWPPDVNKPDFVQSDNGSLGLQEQDDATSQKCSHLIADANKTNLTNDDSCVGIDDIDAASTVSGQLRRFITFYDRQGSKLSIDEEKELEDLIGKPANGNDLQAADELDASNNCQQMSTEPINNQCTYDRSFDVLPDAHNPMVLHVCPKIPGDRYNRRMIRLRNQSSVFYDGPELKRCAVTIKDFRLENIEFSAAKPQNVKRLRKPKNNYFRQPRRQSTVNRTKRRASKRKIGAQIEIEKLAQRSSLWSAIQEAYLKEDVPEATHKIADATHEIPEATHDIPKNAQEIADAIQEIPPFAPVNPTEKQAISIEEKNVSINEWLELSSLIQPDNNVHVNEFLQYASPILSDIEDEAYKLSTFLDFTSNVRTAQQIYDKEPANTVANTTDEVCEPPDLSMKRITPASTDTGFCDVSFSLDITSPYSSTPKQTPASHVDTDVRDVYNNFCTDNYRSGGTAVDHTPFASQTVDSAIPLSMTTTQTTDKQHCVAEPMVEVTPDVPVTLPVIIPPETKASQEVMVPQRTVTSTNWNFDNYSTDLDYEPSEDEDDEDDKLSNTSSHQTESITPSVDTDIARPIDVISLTDTDIGSPIDPDIIPPGDKRIVPLVGTDIISAVDITPIVDITRSVYISSAVDVTPAVDITRSVYISSAVDVTPAVDITTSVPTETTPPVDITPSIDTNITQPVYTEITPPIDTQIAPPVDTETTQPVDTETTPPVTIDLTLEPCIEGHNNSGIKARNKRDTRVVSRSLSSKSIESKRFTSAPVNVVESQPTTTEELRPAILLRRVPSLPTDTQANTAVMPLIGVRPPPDHLKQPATTDQIELLKQQVQYLLNRICFSYLADEACTKNTCRKNHKLPTADEVLKKLKFFPTETVLTLYSSFIVRVRMAFINYFPTVCEIFSIRKLKSELIVAVEHCDQHNKKSFYSHIYRACIRLGMPKVEALSEIAKGSCKSTISCTYILNIIVREDPELFQQMLQDFYPLANIDSRHILSLLSRLSENPQPKLLNILVDMFNKYSWADINDIGLYKMIYHEIQSLASNNPPLVLRLKSIATRDKRLDSE, encoded by the exons ATGCCgttgaaaaatacaaaaaaggaAACCAGTGCGAAGATCGCTAAAACCTTTGCTcggttttttgaaaattctaattaCTCACGCCGGGTACAATGGCTTCAAAGAAACGAGGATGATGACCCCATCGAGACGGAAAAGAATATTTCGAGAAGTATTGCCGTCCATGACGAAACTGCAGAAAACGCAAGGTCGCCACTAGAAACAACCGAAAAGgtgaaaaaattcaactgtCGAAAGCGGAGTCGCACAACTGTGGTGGAAAATCCGCATCTGTTGAGGTTCACACGTTCTACATACAAACTGCTGAGCGCCGCCAAAACAATTGAGGAGGCGACAGATGCAAAAACAGTACGAGTTTTGAAAGAAAACAAGGATTTACCTGCTTCCGTTGATGCAAAAACCGTGCTAGTTTTGAAAGAAAACAAGGATTTACTTGATTCGGTTGATGCAAAAACAGTGCGAGTTTTGAAAGAAAACAAGGATTTACCTGCTTCCGTTGATGAAACGGAAGAATGGCCGCCTGACGTCAATAAGCCTGATTTTGTACAGTCCGACAATGGTTCCCTTGGACTGCAAGAACAAGATGATGCAACAAGCCAAAAGTGTTCTCATCTCATCGCTGAtgccaataaaacaaacttAACAAACGATGATAGTTGTGTTGGCATTGATGACATTGACGCGGCAAGCACTGTAAGTGGACAATTGAGGAGATTCATTACGTTCTACGACCGACAAGGCTCGAAATTATCCATCGATGAAGAAAAGGAACTCGAAGACCTTATCGGGAAGCCAGCGAACGGAAACGATTTACAAGCAGCAGATGAACTTGATGCATCCAACAATTGCCAGCAAATGTCGACGGAACCTATCAACAATCAATGCACATACGACCGATCTTTCGATGTTTTGCCAGATGCTCATAATCCGATGGTGCTTCATGTTTGTCCGAAAATACCGGGAGACAGATACAATCGACGAATGATCAGACTTCGTAATCAATCTTCGGTGTTTTACGATGGTCCGGAACTCAAACGCTGCGCCGTTAcaataaaagattttcgattGGAAAACATCGAATTCTCTGCTGCGAAGCCACAAAATGTGAAGCGGTTAAGGAAGCCGAAAAACAATTACTTTAGACAACCGAGACGACAATCCACTGTGAACAGAACGAAAAGAAGAGCATCGAAACGTAAAATCGGTGCACAGATTGAGATCGAAAAATTGGCACAGCGCTCTTCACTCTGGAGTGCAATACAGGAAGCTTATCTGAAAGAAGACGTTCCGGAAGCGACACACAAAATTGCGGATGCGACACACGAAATTCCGGAAGCGACACACGACATTCCGAAGAATGCACAAGAAATTGCGGATGCGATACAGGAAATTCCGCCATTCGCACCAGTGAATCCGACTGAAAAACAGGCGATTtcaatcgaagaaaaaaatgtgtcaatCAACGAATGGCTTGAGCTTTCATCGCTAATACAGCCGGACAACAATGTGCACGTGAATGAGTTTCTGCAGTACGCAAGTCCGATATTGTCAGACATT GAAGACGAAGCATATAAACTGTCCACATTTTTGGATTTCACATCAAATGTTCGGACGGCTCAGCAAATTTATGACAAAGAACCGGCGAACACTGTGGCCAATACAACAGACGAAGTTTGTGAACCACCGGACTTGTCAATGAAACGGATTACACCAGCATCGACCGATACCGGATTCTGCGATGTAAGCTTTTCGTTGGACATTACCTCACCATACAGTTCCACTCCGAAGCAAACGCCGGCGAGTCACGTTGACACCGATGTTCGGGACGTGTACAACAACTTTTGTACTGATAACTATCGTTCTGGAGGAACAGCTGTAGACCA CACTCCATTTGCTTCACAAACCGTTGATTCAGCGATTCCACTGAGTATGACTACTACACAGACGACCGACAAACAGCATTGTGTTGCTGAGCCGATGGTCGAAGTGACGCCAGACGTACCAGTCACGTTACCAGTGATAATCCCTCCAGAAACGAAAGCCTCTCAAGAAGTGATGGTCCCACAACGCACTGTAACATCTACGAATTggaatttcgataattattcAACCGACTTGGACTATGAGCCGTCAGAAGATGAGGACGACGAGGATGATAAGCTCTCCAATACATCGTCACATCAAAC aGAAAGCATCACTCCATCAGTCGACACAGACATCGCTCGACCAATTGATGTCATTTCACTAACCGACACTGATATCGGTTCACCAATTGACCCTGACATCATTCCACCAGGCGACAAAAGAATCGTTCCACTAGTCGGCACAGACATTATTTCCGCAGTGGACATCACTCCCATAGTAGACATCACTCGTTCAGTATACATCTCTTCCGCGGTAGACGTCACTCCCGCAGTAGACATCACTCGTTCAGTATACATCTCTTCCGCGGTAGACGTCACTCCCGCAGTAGACATCACTACCTCAGTCCCCACTGAAACCACTCCACCAGTCGACATCACTCCGTCAATCGACACAAACATCACTCAACCGGTCTACACAGAAATCACTCCACCAATCGACACACAAATAGCTCCACCAGTCGACACTGAAACCACTCAACCAGTCGACACTGAAACCACTCCACCAGTCACCATTGACCTCACACTCGAGCCTTGTATCGAAGGTCACAATAACAGTGGGATTAAAGCGAGAAATAAGAGAGACACTCGCGTTGTCAGCCGTTCATTGTCATCGAAATCAATTGAATCAAAGCGGTTTACTTCTGCTCCTGTAAATGTGGTTGAGTCACAACCCACTACCACAGAAGAGTTAAGGCCAGCAATCCTATTGAGAAGGGTGCCATCTCTACCAACAGACACACAAGCCAATACGGCAGTAATGCCATTGATTGGTGTGAGACCTCCACCGGATCATTTGAAGCAACCTGCAACCACCGACCAAATCGAATTGCTTAAGCAGCAAGTGCAATATTTACTGAATCGGATATGCTTCAGTTATTTGGCTGATGAGGCTTGTACTAAAAATACCTGTCGAAAGAATCACAAGTTGCCGACTGCGGACGAGGTACTCAAGAAGCTGAAATTTTTCCCCACCGAAACCGTACTGACCCTGTACTCGTCGTTTATTGTGAGAGTTCGAATGGCGTTCATCAATTACTTTCCGACCGTGTGCGAGATATTCAGCATTCGGAAATTGAAGTCCGAATTGATAGTCGCCGTTGAGCATTGTGACCAGCACAATAAGAAGTCGTTTTACAGTCATATTTATCGTGCTTGCATTCGGCTGGGTATGCCAAAGGTGGAGGCTTTGTCCGAGATCGCTAAAGGGAGTTGTAAAAGTACGATTTCTTGCACATACATCTTGAATATCATCGTCCGCGAGGATCCGGAGTTGTTTCAACAAATGCTGCAAGACTTCTATCCACTCGCGAATATCGATTCGCGGCATATTTTGTCGCTGTTGAGTCGCCTGTCCGAGAATCCACAACCAAAATTGCTGAACATTTTGGTTGATATGTTCAACAAATATTCCTGGGCCGATATCAACGATATTGGCCtgtacaaaatgatttatCACGAAATCCAGTCACTAGCCAGTAACAATCCGCCATTGGTGCTAAGATTGAAGTCTATCGCAACGCGTGACAAACGACTGGATTCCGAATAA
- the LOC119082029 gene encoding uncharacterized protein LOC119082029, which translates to MMKVFLVVVLVVLIGAVVDAGSQLELVRRDNTNPIYTDGPYCIHATGGGYWYSGYTATAVPCSPTTSTYFVLSTEGYVLFDTENNMILTQNVCNRLDDCDTQPFLLSEDITGIGGYIGTEVILVQEPGNANNWYLKIDDVMKKVCAANKYPIVLSLYPKDGDCPTGYVEAAVAWRTDAGLREY; encoded by the exons ATGATGAAGGTGTTTCTAGTTGTCGTTCTGGTGGTTCTTATCGGCGCTGTTGTTGATGCGGGCTCCCAACTGGAGCTGGTTCGTCGAGACAATACAAATCCGATCTATACCGACGGCCCATACTGTATTCATGCCACGGGTGGTGGCTATTGGTATTCTGGTTATACAGCCACTGCTGTACCGTGCTCGCCTACTACATCAACCTATTTCGTCCTTAGTACTGAGGGCTACGTGCTGTTCGACACGGAAAATAACATGATATTGACTCA AAACGTGTGTAATAGGCTCGATGATTGTGATACACAGCCCTTCCTTCTCAGCGAAGACATCACTGGAATTGGTGGTTATATTGGCACCGAAGTCATTTTGGTTCAAGAACCTGGCAACGCCAACAATTGGTATTTGAAGATCGATGATGTAATGAAGAAAGTCTGCGCTGCTAACAAATACCCTATCGTCCTTTCATTGTACCCTAAAGACGGTGACTGCCCGACGGGATATGTCGAAGCGGCCGTGGCATGGCGCACTGATGCTGGTTTACGCGAGTATTAG
- the LOC119082030 gene encoding vang-like protein 2, protein MDTEGSVKSEQSSRSRRRGTRHSHRSNHHSRKHPDMAPFQTSVNLGDSRDGQEIIEVQILPQDENWGENTTAITGNTSEQSISMEDVSNWQNNNDSGIGFACQRYIETTFSLVLSSAAFLSPIAMVMLPKMGFFPSAFESSDLTQINRAHLLACNGECKGLLVSLVARMLLLALGLWALFLRRPSAKLPRVFMFRATVQLLVLVSTFAYWLFYIVQVTEGTKALVEGHEASDYKSLVSYATNFVDTLLFIHYIACVLLEIRHQQPAYYVKVVRSPDGESRSYSIGQLSIQRAAVWILQNYYTDFPIYNPYLEKVPISKSQKKGVSSFKFYEVDGVNPSQQQSQSRAVLAAHARRRDSSHNERFYEEQEYDRRVKKRRARLITAAEEAFTHIRRVHNEPTPAIPLDPQEAAQAVFPSMARALQKYLRVTRQQPRHTVEAIIHHLSHCLKHDMSPRAFLEPYLVESPLLQNEKERRSVQPWSLICDELLSRPLRHNCTFQLIQNDVSLLVNVYKLPYFNISEEVVDPKSNKFVLKLNSETSV, encoded by the exons ATGGATACTGAAGGATCGGTAAAATCCGAACAAAGTTCAAGATCGAGACGGCGTGGAACTCGCCATTCCCATCGCAGCAATCATCACTCCCGAAAACATCCGGATATGGCACCGTTTCAAACCAGCGTTAATCTGGGCGATAGCCGTGACGGACAAGAAATTATTGAAGTACAAATTTTGCCACAGGACGAGAATTGGGGTGAAAATACGACCGCTATAACTGGCAATACATCGGAACAGAGTATTTCCATGGAAGACGTTAGCAATTGGCAAAACAACAATGATTCCGGCATAGGATTTGCTTGTCAACGTTACATTGAAACGACTTTTTCGCTCGTTTTATCGTCAGCTGCATTCCTCAGCCCAATTGCAATGGTCATGCTACCGAAGATGGGATTTTTTCCCAGTGCCTTCGAAAGTTCCGACTTAACGCAAATCAATCGAGCTCATTTGTTGGCCTGCAATGGCGAATGTAAGGGATTGCTGGTATCGCTGGTAGCCCGAATGCTTCTGTTGGCTCTTGGTCTGTGGGCATTATTTTTGCGAAGACCCAGCGCTAAACTACCGAGAGTGTTTATGTTTCGAGCCACGGTTCAGTTGTTGGTTTTGGTTTCAACGTTTGCTTATTGGCTGTTCTACATAGTACAAGTAACTGAAGGAACAAAGGCTTTAGTGGAAGGACACGAAGCGTCCGATTACAAATCGTTAGTGTCGTATGCAACAAATTTCGTGGATACGTTGCTGTTCATTCATTACATCGCTTGTGTACTGTTAGAGATACGGCATCAACAGCCAGCGTACTATGTCAAAG TGGTTCGAAGTCCAGACGGTGAAAGTCGTTCGTACAGTATTGGTCAGTTGAGCATTCAACGAGCCGCCGTATGGATCCTACAAAACTACTACACCGACTTTCCCATTTACAATCCGTATTTGGAAAAGGTTCCAATCTCCAAGTCGCAGAAGAAAGGCGTTTCcagtttcaaattttacgaAGTTGACGGTGTGAACCCATCTCAGCAACAGAGTCAAAGTCGTGCGGTCCTTGCTGCTCACGCCAGGCGTCGTGATTCATCGCACAACGAAAGATTCTATGAGGAACAGGAATACGATCGTCGTGTGAAGAAGCGACGTGCCCGTCTTATCACAGCCGCTGAAGAAGCGTTCACACATATACGCCGTGTTCACAATGAACCAACGCCAGCTATACCATTGGATCCACAAGAAGCAGCTCAAGCCGTTTTCCCGAGCATGGCTCGAGCCTTGCAAAAGTATCTGCGTGTGACGCGTCAGCAACCCAGACACACCGTTGAAGCGATCATCCATCATCTGTCGCATTGTCTGAAGCACGATATGTCACCGAGAGCCTTCCTTGAACCGTATCTAGTTGAATCGCCGCTGttacaaaacgaaaaagaacGTCGCTCGGTTCAGCCGTGGTCATTGATCTGTGACGAACTGTTGTCGCGTCCGTTGCGGCACAATTGCACATTTCAGTTGATTCAGAATGACGTTTCGTTGCTGGTGAATGTGTACAAACTTCCGTACTTTAACATATCCGAAGAAGTGGTGGATCCAAAgagcaataaatttgttttgaaattgaactCCGAGACGAGTGTATGA